A region of Carettochelys insculpta isolate YL-2023 chromosome 9, ASM3395843v1, whole genome shotgun sequence DNA encodes the following proteins:
- the LOC142017486 gene encoding complement factor H-related protein 2-like yields MTQPGYIAILVVWACDMALATSCGNIANGRIKPPLFFQKRNRVFECNAGYIAENDNRIECTALGWSPVPRCIPIQCGRIANGKIMDEDKQNTIFQCNHGYKSEGGINETTCTSEGWSPVPKCIVQECPHPPDVDLAEIVGEEKTEYREGDGVQYRCYPGYTLSGPERITCSGEKWTAPPKCLAPCIITRKQLETNKLLLSNGRRRTILIQSNRAAQFLCGERSDLKVPYHIKCVDGHMALPTCISGTEKKCGRPPVIENGDITTFSLKQYAFGSSVEYRCQHYYVMEGDRKSFCYNGIWTNAPVCLDPCVITQEDMRSHNIELKWVSTQKLYVSHGEFVEFKCRSNFSPKSSDNYRVQCTAGQISYPQCS; encoded by the exons ATGACTCAGCCTGGATATATTGCCATTCTGGTAGTATGGGCGTGTGACATGGCATTAG CTACTTCATGTGGTAACATAGCAAATGGGAGAATAAAGCCACCTTTATTCTTCCAGAAAAGAAACAGAGTATTTGAATGTAATGCTGGCTATATAGCGGAAAATGACAACAGAATTGAGTGTACTGCTTTAGGATGGTCTCCTGTGCCCAGATGCATTC CAATACAGTGCGGAAGGATAGcaaatgggaaaataatggatGAAGATAAACAAAACACAATCTTTCAGTGTAATCATGGATATAAGTCTGAAGGGGGAATTAATGAAACTACCTGTACCTCTGAAGGCTGGTCTCCAGTACCTAAATGTATTG TTCAAGAGTGTCCACATCCACCTGACGTTGATTTGGCAGAAATTGTCGGTGAAGAGAAAACAGAATATAGGGAAGGTGATGGTGTGCAATACAGGTGCTATCCTGGGTACACTCTGTCAGGACCTGAAAGGATAACATGCAGTGGAGAAAAATGGACAGCTCCGCCGAAGTGCTTGG CACCATGTATTATTACAAGGAAACAGCTGGAAACAAACAAATTGCTTCTGTCTAATGGCCGAAGACGTACGATCTTGATCCAAAGTAACCGAGCAGCCCAATTTCTTTGTGGTGAACGTTCTGACCTTAAAGTCCCCTACCACATCAAGTGTGTGGATGGGCACATGGCTCTACCCACTTGTATATCTG GTACAGAGAAAAAGTGTGGTCGTCCACCTGTTATCGAGAATGGAGACATAACTACTTTCTCCCTAAAACAATATGCATTTGGCTCTTCTGTAGAATACAGATGCCAGCACTACTATGTAATGGAAGGAGACCGGAAATCATTCTGTTATAATGGAATTTGGACGAATGCACCAGTTTGTTTAG ACCCCTGTGTCATCACACAAGAGGATATGAGATCACACAACATAGAGCTAAAGTGGGTTTCAACTCAGAAACTGTACGTGTCACATGGAGAGTTTGTAGAGTTTAAATGTAGATCCAATTTCTCTCCAAAATCTTCAGATAATTATAGAGTGCAGTGCACTGCTGGCCAAATATCTTATCCCCAATGCTCTTAG